A stretch of Arctopsyche grandis isolate Sample6627 chromosome 9, ASM5162203v2, whole genome shotgun sequence DNA encodes these proteins:
- the Mocs1 gene encoding molybdenum cofactor synthesis 1 isoform X2, producing MRVRVSTLKSGVLWKSVAPPLQVGPPLRPLHTPVLSNPSSIPNERIQPLDPLTDLFGRRHTYLRISLSEKCNLRCKYCMPSEGVPLTKRDDLLSTDEIIKLADVFVKQGVNKIRLTGGEPTVRRDIVQIIERLKSLQGLETVAMTTNGLTLTRQLPSLQKAGLDIINISLDTLKPNKYELMTRRKGFERAMAGIHLAKQLGYNPVKINCVVMKDFNDDEICDFVEFTENHSADVRFIEYMPFSGNSWKDDKMVSYKTMVDTIKSRWPNFTPLPNGPNDTSKAWHVPGFKGQVGFISSMSEHFCGSCNRIRLTADGNLKVCLFGNAEVSLRDALRSNISDDDLNCLIGAAIRRKNKQHAGMLNLSHMENRPMILIGG from the exons ATGCGTGTTCGAGTGTCAACCTTGAAATCGGGTGTGCTATGGAAGAGCGTGGCGCCGCCCCTGCAAGTGGGACCCCCCCTTCGCCCCCTACACACTCCGGTCCTCTCGAACCCCTCGTCGATTCCCAAC GAGAGGATACAACCTCTGGACCCTTTGACGGACCTTTTCGGCCGTCGACATACATATCTGCGCATCTCGCTTTCAGAAAAATGTAATCTAAGAT gTAAATATTGTATGCCGTCTGAAGGTGTACCGTTGACTAAAAGAGATGATTTATTATCGACTGATGAAATTATCAAATTGGCCGATGTATTCGTAAAGCAGGgtgtaaataaaattagattgaCTGGTGGAGAACCAACGGTTCGACGGGACATTGTTCAAATTATTG AACGTTTGAAATCATTACAAGGATTGGAAACTGTCGCAATGACTACAAATGGTCTGACTCTTACAAGGCAATTGCCATCTTTGCAAAAAGCTGGTCTCGATATAATAAACATTTCTCTCGACACGTTGAAACCAAATAAGTACGAACTGATGACTAGGAGAaag GGTTTCGAGAGAGCCATGGCTGGTATACATTTAGCTAAACAATTAGGATACAATCCTGTGAAAATAAACTGCGTCGTTATGAAAG actTCAACGATGATGAAATTTGCGATTTCGTTGAGTTTACTGAAAATCATTCTGCTGACGTTAG ATTCATTGAATATATGCCGTTCAGTGGCAATAGTTGGAAAGATGATAAAATGGTCAGTTACAAAACCATGGTCGATACTATTAAATCGCGCTGGCCGAACTTCACCCCTTTACCAAACGGTCCTAATGATACATCGAAG GCTTGGCATGTTCCCGGTTTCAAGGGACAAGTTGGTTTCATATCATCAATGTCGGAACACTTTTGTGGGTCTTGCAATAGAATAAGACTCACGGCTGATGGTAATCTTAAA GTTTGTCTCTTTGGCAATGCTGAAGTAAGCTTGCGTGATGCACTACGAAGCAACATCAGCGATGATGATTTGAACTGTTTAATTGGCGCCGCGattagaagaaaaaataaacagcaTGCAG GCATGCTGAATCTATCTCATATGGAAAATCGACCTATGATTCTTATTGGGGGATAg
- the Mocs1 gene encoding molybdenum cofactor synthesis 1 isoform X1, whose amino-acid sequence MRVRVSTLKSGVLWKSVAPPLQVGPPLRPLHTPVLSNPSSIPNERIQPLDPLTDLFGRRHTYLRISLSEKCNLRCKYCMPSEGVPLTKRDDLLSTDEIIKLADVFVKQGVNKIRLTGGEPTVRRDIVQIIERLKSLQGLETVAMTTNGLTLTRQLPSLQKAGLDIINISLDTLKPNKYELMTRRKGFERAMAGIHLAKQLGYNPVKINCVVMKDFNDDEICDFVEFTENHSADVRFIEYMPFSGNSWKDDKMVSYKTMVDTIKSRWPNFTPLPNGPNDTSKAWHVPGFKGQVGFISSMSEHFCGSCNRIRLTADGNLKVCLFGNAEVSLRDALRSNISDDDLNCLIGAAIRRKNKQHADMLRHKFLQRDSLKHTNRYQIKSPITLTGRNLIKFPNNYKTFVRTYSSDVHDKLSHVDETGRANMVDVGEKKITNRTAKAKGIVTVGARIIKLIADNEIKKGDVLTVAQIAGIMAAKRTSDIIPLCHNIALSSVNIKLVLNETQILIFADAHCAGQTGVEMEALTAVTVAALTIYDMCKSVSHSISIEKIILIQKTGGKSQYNKYNTEPITDSEMFYPTYV is encoded by the exons ATGCGTGTTCGAGTGTCAACCTTGAAATCGGGTGTGCTATGGAAGAGCGTGGCGCCGCCCCTGCAAGTGGGACCCCCCCTTCGCCCCCTACACACTCCGGTCCTCTCGAACCCCTCGTCGATTCCCAAC GAGAGGATACAACCTCTGGACCCTTTGACGGACCTTTTCGGCCGTCGACATACATATCTGCGCATCTCGCTTTCAGAAAAATGTAATCTAAGAT gTAAATATTGTATGCCGTCTGAAGGTGTACCGTTGACTAAAAGAGATGATTTATTATCGACTGATGAAATTATCAAATTGGCCGATGTATTCGTAAAGCAGGgtgtaaataaaattagattgaCTGGTGGAGAACCAACGGTTCGACGGGACATTGTTCAAATTATTG AACGTTTGAAATCATTACAAGGATTGGAAACTGTCGCAATGACTACAAATGGTCTGACTCTTACAAGGCAATTGCCATCTTTGCAAAAAGCTGGTCTCGATATAATAAACATTTCTCTCGACACGTTGAAACCAAATAAGTACGAACTGATGACTAGGAGAaag GGTTTCGAGAGAGCCATGGCTGGTATACATTTAGCTAAACAATTAGGATACAATCCTGTGAAAATAAACTGCGTCGTTATGAAAG actTCAACGATGATGAAATTTGCGATTTCGTTGAGTTTACTGAAAATCATTCTGCTGACGTTAG ATTCATTGAATATATGCCGTTCAGTGGCAATAGTTGGAAAGATGATAAAATGGTCAGTTACAAAACCATGGTCGATACTATTAAATCGCGCTGGCCGAACTTCACCCCTTTACCAAACGGTCCTAATGATACATCGAAG GCTTGGCATGTTCCCGGTTTCAAGGGACAAGTTGGTTTCATATCATCAATGTCGGAACACTTTTGTGGGTCTTGCAATAGAATAAGACTCACGGCTGATGGTAATCTTAAA GTTTGTCTCTTTGGCAATGCTGAAGTAAGCTTGCGTGATGCACTACGAAGCAACATCAGCGATGATGATTTGAACTGTTTAATTGGCGCCGCGattagaagaaaaaataaacagcaTGCAG ATATGCTCCGTCACAAATTTCTTCAACGTGATAGTTTAAAACATACAAATAGATACCAAATAAAATCACCCATCACATTGACTGGccgcaatttaattaaatttccaaataattacaaaacatttgtGAGAACCTATTCTTCTGACGTCCATGATAAATTAAGTCATGTCGACGAGACTGGACGAGCGAATATGGTGGATGTaggcgaaaaaaaaatcactaatagAACAGCAAAAGCCAAAGGAATAGTTACAGTTGGCGCccgtattataaaattaatcgcAGATAATGAAATAAAGAAAGGTGATGTACTGACTGTTGCGCAAATAGCTGGAATAATGGCTGCCAAACGCACATCAGATATCATTCCCCTGTGTCACAACATTGCCTTATCCAGTGTCAACATAAAATTAGTATTGAATGaaactcaaattttgatttTCGCTGATGCTCACTGTGCTGGACAAACTGGTGTAGAGATGGAGGCTTTGACTGCTGTTACTGTAGCTGCATTAACTATTTACGATATGTGTAAATCTGTGTCTCATAGTATCTCAATTGAAAAGATAATTTTAATTCAGAAGACCGGTGGTAAATCtcaatataacaaatataatactgaaccgattacggaTTCGGAGATGTTTTATCCGACTTatgtgtaa
- the Nup107 gene encoding nuclear pore complex protein Nup107: MSVSERAVQRLRRDFDLSVTLGAQELHSLVGNARADRTLNDTTLLGLSIHQHETRSQPHPLDLTEVFFEITQSGAPVSALETLLRFSHACTDALDRLDAWQRFDSHNAWLSEEADTWRLLHALLTDTPSENPPPAPILTEDDALSPKRLIASYFHESRDIRRMQLVIDWLEACSAYRDMAMPPAARLGGSLHWENTLHHLLNGESLFDSNRTAKLITAMDPDAPRRQKKSLHALDQQDDDNLCRRIFKEIRCGRFEESITLCVDSGQMWRSIILQGHRLLDYPDAPQIDSKYPIIGNQNRDLWKWCCMQYLKSTEENAHFKATLGILSGHLSSVLPLCHDNWEDLLWAHLRIQIENRVDQHLREHLSAAAVSSDDVVQDMLDKLEQPPELSIHQIFGNVKALFKDKSETHYQEIQRHLILEESDSLLHQASLWINDVNHNLIRFLAHLVLILRQIGKDPIRDVSDEILKVYVQKLIENVDGFTVSPELIAHYTVSLPTKLQIQLYSELMWHIEATDDRHRVVEAGTRAGLNVQAAAVETVRHAIKVLKENPSSAPVKDISFNNESSEKIQKLIIRVTSSLEWLSFYDTQICDAVAMNNCIIRILIFKGDVDSATTVLSRLTQFYPTSTIAQHLPSTSNMLREHLCLKAYLEAINGFATWYRQHVGGRPRSPEPLLPECSFTDKVHHEQIKAQIQLQQEQWAATGLHQARHTKQLLYNVLLFPQGWLVDDISDESSLKPDSEEFIDRDKQLLSLRKLCIPEIVLLLLKVLQSGNIEGHVEAIRLSEILSSENRKLYSLFSKHKLREVLHKIGESSLGVLENNRDPWGFMPTIN; the protein is encoded by the coding sequence ATGTCGGTATCAGAGCGTGCAGTCCAGCGACTGCGACGCGATTTTGACTTATCGGTGACATTAGGAGCTCAGGAACTTCACTCGCTGGTGGGAAACGCCAGGGCTGATCGAACTCTCAATGACACCACACTACTGGGACTTTCCATACACCAACACGAAACTCGTTCTCAGCCGCATCCGCTAGATCTCACAGAAGTATTCTTCGAAATCACCCAATCAGGAGCTCCCGTAAGTGCCCTGGAAACTCTCTTACGGTTTTCTCACGCATGCACTGATGCCCTGGATAGGCTCGACGCCTGGCAGCGATTCGATTCACACAATGCGTGGCTTTCAGAAGAAGCCGACACTTGGAGATTACTACACGCTTTACTCACAGATACACCATCTGAAAATCCACCACCAGCTCCAATTCTTACTGAAGACGATGCACTGTCCCCTAAGAGATTGATTGCTTCCTACTTCCACGAGAGTCGTGACATCCGCCGCATGCAGCTAGTCATCGATTGGTTGGAAGCTTGCTCCGCCTATAGAGATATGGCTATGCCGCCCGCTGCTCGTCTAGGAGGTTCTTTACATTGGGAAAACACTTTACATCACTTGTTGAATGGAGAAAGTTTATTTGATTCGAACCGGACTGCAAAACTTATCACGGCTATGGATCCAGACGCTCCCCGAAGACAAAAGAAAAGCCTGCACGCTTTAGATCAACAAGACGACGATAACTTATGCCGTAGAATCTTTAAAGAGATTCGGTGTGGACGGTTCGAAGAATCCATTACGCTATGTGTCGACTCGGGGCAGATGTGGAGAAGTATAATTTTACAAGGCCACCGACTGTTGGATTATCCAGACGCTCCACAGATCGATTCCAAATATCCTATAATCGGTAACCAAAATAGAGACTTGTGGAAATGGTGTTGTATGCAATATCTTAAAAGCACAGAAGAAAATGCTCATTTCAAAGCCACACTCGGAATACTAAGTGGTCATCTATCTTCAGTTTTGCCATTATGCCATGATAATTGGGAAGATCTGCTGTGGGCGCATTTGcgcattcaaattgaaaatagagTAGATCAACATCTACGGGAACACTTGAGTGCAGCAGCTGTCTCATCAGATGATGTAGTTCAAGACATGCTGGATAAACTGGAACAACCACCGGAACTGTCGATACATCAGATTTTTGGCAACGTTAAAGCTTTATTTAAAGACAAATCTGAAACGCACTATCAAGAAATTCAACGTCATCTCATTTTGGAGGAAAGTGATTCTCTCCTTCACCAGGCTTCATTGTGGATTAACGATGTAAATCATAATTTGATAAGATTCCTTGCCCATCTCGTTCTTATACTTCGCCAAATTGGTAAAGATCCCATTCGCGATGTCAGTGATGAAATACTAAAGGTTTATGtccaaaaattaattgaaaatgtagACGGATTTACTGTGTCACCTGAACTTATCGCTCATTATACAGTCTCACTTCCTACTAAATtacaaattcaattatattcagAACTTATGTGGCACATTGAGGCAACTGATGACAGACACCGAGTGGTAGAAGCTGGCACACGAGCTGGGTTAAATGTACAAGCCGCTGCCGTGGAAACTGTACGACATGCAATTAAAGTGCTGAAAGAAAATCCTTCCAGCGCCCCTGTAAAAGATATATCATTCAATAACGAAAGCAGTGAAAAAattcagaaattaattatacgAGTGACGAGTTCTCTAGAGTGGCTTTCGTTCTATGATACTCAAATATGCGATGCTGTCGCGATGAATAATTGTATAATtcgtattttaatattcaaaggCGATGTTGATTCAGCAACTACCGTTCTCAGTCGCCTCACCCAGTTTTATCCAACCAGTACAATTGCACAACATTTGCCTAGCACGTCAAACATGCTACGAGAACATTTATGTTTAAAGGCATATCTCGAGGCTATCAACGGCTTCGCAACTTGGTACAGACAACACGTTGGAGGAAGACCCAGAAGCCCTGAGCCCTTGTTACCCGAATGCTCATTCACAGATAAAGTTCATCACGAACAGATCAAAGCTCAGATTCAGTTGCAGCAAGAGCAATGGGCGGCAACTGGTTTGCATCAAGCTCGTCATACAAAGCAACTGCTTTATAATGTACTATTATTTCCCCAAGGTTGGTTGGTCGACGATATATCTGATGAGTCTTCTCTCAAACCTGATTCTGAAGAATTCATCGATAGAGATAAACAATTGCTTTCACTTCGGAAACTGTGCATTCCTGAAATTGTCTTGCTACTTTTGAAAGTTTTACAGAGTGGAAATATTGAAGGTCATGTTGAAGCTATCAGGCTTTCTGAAATACTATCATCAGAAAACCGTAaactttattcattattttccaaACATAAACTACGTGAGGTACTACACAAAATAGGGGAATCCTCACTGGGTGTTCTCGAAAATAATAGAGATCCTTGGGGCTTTATGCCTaccattaattga